A segment of the Nitrosospira briensis C-128 genome:
ACCATAGTTGGGATTGTGGCGACCGCATTGTATTCCGGGCTGGGAATGGCGGCAGCGGCGGATCCTTACCAGTTAAACTTGCCCGAGCCGCAAACGCCGATAGCCCAGCAGATATATGATCTTCACACGCTGGTTTTATGGATATGCCTGGTGATATTCGTGGGCGTGTTCGGGGTCATGTTGTATTCCATACTCAAGCACCGCAAATCCTTGAACTACCCGGCGGCCAACTTCCATCACAGCACCACGGTCGAGATCATCTGGACCGGCATCCCGTTTCTCATCCTGGTTGGCATGGCCTATCCATCCACCAAGACCATCATCGACATGAAGGACACCTCCAGTTCCGAGATCACCATCAAGAGCACCGGTTACCAGTGGAAATGGGGTTATGACTACCTGACGGGCGAAGGAGAAGGCATCAGTTTCCTGAGCAGCCTGTCCACCCCCCGCGACCAGATCGAAAACACCGCGCCCAAGGGTGAGAACTACCTGCTGGAAGTGGACAACCCGCTGGTTGTGCCCACCGGCAAGAAGATACGCGTACTGCTCACCGCCAACGACGTACTGCACGCCTGGTGGGTACCTGCCCTGGGCGTAAAGCAGGACGCCATCCCCGGCTTCATACGCGACGTCTGGTTCACCATTGAAAAGCCTGGCACCTATCGCGGCCAATGCGCCGAACTCTGCGGCAAGGAGCACGGCTTCATGCCGATCGTAGTCCAAGCGGTGACGCCGGAGAAATATGCCCAGTGGGTGGCTGAACAGAAAAGCAAGACCGCTGCGGCGACCGAGGACGTGAACAAAGTATTTACGGCGGACGAACTGAAAGCCGAAGGCGAGAAAGTCTATGCCGCCAACTGTGTTGCCTGCCATCAGGCCAATGGCCAGGGCATACCCGGGACCTTTGCCGCGCTGGACGGCTCGAAGATCGCCAACGGTCCCAAGGCCGGCCATGTCGACATTGTCATGAATGGCAAGGCCGGCACGGCAATGGCTGCATTCAACCTAAATCCGGTAGTTGGGCGGGGTGAAGTGTACGGCTTTTGAGGTGCAGGGCAAGGCGCAACGACGCGGAATGGTCGTTCCATTCCAAGGAGTTGCAACGCAGCCATGTGCCTCAAAAACTGTGCAATTCACCCCGTAGCGCCCTCAGCTGGAAGGTGAACGTCAAATAATATGAAATATTGTTATTAATCATAGTACTGGTCTATTAAATGAGCGGTCAACTACCGGATTTAGGTTCAAGCACCTGTCGGATGTACAAATCGCGGCGGTGGTCACCTACGAACGTAATGCCTGGGGGAATACCGCAGGAGACGTGGTGCAGCCATCGGAAATCAACCAGTTCAGAAAATAGCATCAAGGGGGACACCATGGCGCGCATGCCACGACATTGCAACCGCGACCGTTGCGATAGCGACATTGTGCATGCCTGTGGCGATCACTCCCGCGGCTTGATGTGCCGGCCGCTTTCCATCAACAGTACGTTTTAAAAAACCAGCATCAAGGAGACAATTATGGCGGCAGTACAAGACGATATTGCACACGCGCACGACCACCATCCCACCGGTATGATGCGCTGGCTGACTACGACCAACCACAAGGACATCGGTACGATGTATCTGTGGTTCAGTTTTCTGATGTTCCTGACCGGGGGCGTGATGGCGCTGACTATCCGCGCCGAGCTCTTCCAGCCCGGCATACAAGTCGTCAATCCGGAGTTCTTTAACCAGTTGACGACCATGCATGGTCTGGTGATGGTGTTCGGGGCCATCATGCCGGCGTTCGTCGGTTTCGCCAATTGGCAGATACCGATGATGATCGGGGCGCCCGACATGGCTTTTGCACGTATGAACAACTGGAGTTTCTGGCTATTGCCCCCGGCAGCTTTGCTGCTGATTACCTCGTTCTTCGTGCCCGGCGGCGCGGCTGCCGGTGGCTGGACATTTTATCCGCCGCTGTCGGTGCAGATGGGCATAGGCATGGATATGATGATTTTCGCCATTCATATCCTTGGCGCTTCGTCCATCATGGGGTCAATCAACATCATTACGACCATCCTCAACATGCGGGCGCCGGGCATGACATTGATGAAAATGCCGATGTTCGTATGGACCTGGCTCATCACCGCCTATCTTCTGGTTCTGGTGATGCCGGTGCTGGCGGGAGTGGTCACCATGCTGCTGACGGACCGCAACTTCGGCACCAACTTCTTCAATGCAGCCGGCGGCGGTGATCCGGTATTGTTCCAGCATATCTTCTGGTTCTTCGGCCATCCCGAAGTCTATATCATGATCCTGCCATCGTTCGGCATCGTCTCGGAAATTATCCCGGCCTTTGCGCGCAAGCCATTATTCGGCTATTCCTCGATGGTGTATGCCACCGCCTCGATCGCCATCCTGTCCTGCATCGTCTGGGCTCACCACATGTTCACTGCCGGCATGCCGGTAACGGGACAGTTGTTTTTCATGTATGGCACCATGCTGATCGCGGTTCCGACCGGCGTGAAAGTATTCAACTGGACCGCCACCATGTGGCGCGGTTCCATGACCTTCGAGACACCCATGCTGTTTTCTATCGGGTTCATCTTCCTGTTCGTTATTGGCGGATTCAGCGGAGTTGTGTGCGCGATAGTGCCGATCGATGTCCAGGTGCAGGATACCTACTATGTCATTGCGCATTTCCACTATGTGCTGGTATCGGGCTCACTCTTTGCCATATTTGCCGGGACTTACTACTGGCTGCCGAAATGGACCGGACACATGTATGACGAGACGCTGGGCAAATGGCATTTCTGGCTATCCATGTTCTTTTTCAACCTCACATTCTTTGTGCAGCATTTCCTGGGGTTGGCGGGCATGCCGCGTCGTATTCCTGACTACGCGCTCCAATTCGCCGATTTCAACATGATTTCCAGCATAGGCGCATTTGGTTTCGGCTCCACGCAATTGCTGTTCCTTTACGTAGTGCTGAAGTGCATCCGCGGGGGTGCAAAAGCGCCGGTAAAACCTTGGGAAGGTGCGAAAACGCTGGAATGGACTTTGCCGTCTCCCGCGCCCTATCATACCTTCGTAGTTCCGCCCGTCATTAAGTAACAGCCGAGACAGGAGAGCGATATGTCAAAGCATATGAATATGTCCGACGACATGGATATCCCGGAAAACGTGGACATCGAGAGAAAGTTGGCATCGATCAGAACAGCGTTGTTCGTACTTGCTTACTCTCTGGTCCTACCGGTGGCGTATTACTTATGGCAAGCTTACCGTTGTTGATCGGACTTCGGCAAATAACCGGTAAATTACAAGCAGGAGAAAGAGCATGAGCCAGGAAGGAAGTCACTATTACGTTCCAGCGCCATCGACCTGGCCCATGACCGGGGCGATAGCGCTGCTATTCATGGGGTTTGGCGCCGCATTCTCGGTCAATAAGATGCCAGCGGGCTATGGGATGCTGACATTGGGCTTTGCCATACTCTTCTACATGCTGTTCGGCTGGTTTCGCACCGTGGCG
Coding sequences within it:
- the coxB gene encoding cytochrome c oxidase subunit II, with amino-acid sequence MSSKAAATIVGIVATALYSGLGMAAAADPYQLNLPEPQTPIAQQIYDLHTLVLWICLVIFVGVFGVMLYSILKHRKSLNYPAANFHHSTTVEIIWTGIPFLILVGMAYPSTKTIIDMKDTSSSEITIKSTGYQWKWGYDYLTGEGEGISFLSSLSTPRDQIENTAPKGENYLLEVDNPLVVPTGKKIRVLLTANDVLHAWWVPALGVKQDAIPGFIRDVWFTIEKPGTYRGQCAELCGKEHGFMPIVVQAVTPEKYAQWVAEQKSKTAAATEDVNKVFTADELKAEGEKVYAANCVACHQANGQGIPGTFAALDGSKIANGPKAGHVDIVMNGKAGTAMAAFNLNPVVGRGEVYGF
- the ctaD gene encoding cytochrome c oxidase subunit I yields the protein MAAVQDDIAHAHDHHPTGMMRWLTTTNHKDIGTMYLWFSFLMFLTGGVMALTIRAELFQPGIQVVNPEFFNQLTTMHGLVMVFGAIMPAFVGFANWQIPMMIGAPDMAFARMNNWSFWLLPPAALLLITSFFVPGGAAAGGWTFYPPLSVQMGIGMDMMIFAIHILGASSIMGSINIITTILNMRAPGMTLMKMPMFVWTWLITAYLLVLVMPVLAGVVTMLLTDRNFGTNFFNAAGGGDPVLFQHIFWFFGHPEVYIMILPSFGIVSEIIPAFARKPLFGYSSMVYATASIAILSCIVWAHHMFTAGMPVTGQLFFMYGTMLIAVPTGVKVFNWTATMWRGSMTFETPMLFSIGFIFLFVIGGFSGVVCAIVPIDVQVQDTYYVIAHFHYVLVSGSLFAIFAGTYYWLPKWTGHMYDETLGKWHFWLSMFFFNLTFFVQHFLGLAGMPRRIPDYALQFADFNMISSIGAFGFGSTQLLFLYVVLKCIRGGAKAPVKPWEGAKTLEWTLPSPAPYHTFVVPPVIK